One Micromonospora craniellae genomic region harbors:
- the ltrA gene encoding group II intron reverse transcriptase/maturase, producing MSQPGLTGKSHDIPKRLIWAAWLKVKGNGGAAGADGVTIEQFETRLADNLYRLWNRMSSGSYFPGPVRAVEIPKKGGVRILGIPSVVDRVAQTAAVLVLEPEVEKVFHDDSYGYRPGRSPVDAVRACRQRCFERDWVVDLDVKAFFDSVPWDLMLKAVARHTTQSWVMLYVERWLKAPMLMPDGTLAHREKGTPQGGPISPLIANVFLHYGFDTWMVREFPRIGFERFADDVVVHCVTESQAQYVRRAIGRRFADIGLQLHPDKTRIVYCKDDRRRLNYELVTFAFCGYAFRPRKAWDKIRQRRRTGFLPAVAPGKLTDMSRKVASWRLHRHTTWNLNDLAEEVNPALRGWLNYFTAFYPSAVIPIGKRVDRHLMRWARWKYKRLKPSQARTRAWLQEVRKRKPGLFAHWTLRYTT from the coding sequence GTGAGTCAGCCAGGGTTGACAGGCAAGTCGCACGATATCCCAAAGCGGCTGATCTGGGCCGCGTGGTTGAAGGTGAAAGGTAATGGCGGAGCGGCCGGGGCCGACGGAGTGACGATCGAACAGTTCGAAACGAGGTTGGCTGACAACCTCTACCGGCTGTGGAACCGTATGTCGTCGGGCAGCTATTTCCCCGGCCCGGTCCGGGCGGTGGAGATCCCGAAGAAGGGTGGGGTCAGGATTCTGGGCATTCCCAGCGTGGTTGACCGGGTGGCGCAGACCGCGGCGGTGCTGGTGCTGGAGCCGGAGGTGGAGAAAGTGTTCCACGACGACTCCTACGGATATCGTCCCGGCCGGTCACCGGTGGACGCGGTGCGGGCGTGCCGGCAGCGGTGCTTCGAGAGGGACTGGGTCGTCGATCTGGACGTCAAGGCCTTCTTCGACTCGGTGCCGTGGGATTTGATGCTTAAGGCGGTGGCGCGGCATACGACCCAGTCGTGGGTCATGTTGTATGTGGAGCGCTGGCTCAAGGCGCCGATGCTGATGCCCGACGGAACTTTGGCTCATCGGGAAAAGGGAACCCCGCAGGGCGGGCCGATCTCTCCGTTGATCGCTAACGTCTTCCTGCACTACGGCTTCGATACCTGGATGGTCCGGGAGTTTCCCCGGATCGGGTTCGAGCGGTTCGCGGACGATGTGGTGGTCCATTGCGTGACCGAAAGTCAGGCACAGTATGTGCGCCGGGCGATCGGTCGTCGGTTTGCGGATATCGGGTTGCAGTTGCATCCTGATAAGACGCGCATTGTGTACTGCAAGGACGACCGCCGCCGGCTGAACTATGAGCTGGTGACGTTCGCGTTCTGCGGGTACGCGTTTCGTCCCCGTAAGGCCTGGGACAAGATACGGCAACGTCGGCGAACAGGGTTCCTGCCGGCGGTGGCCCCGGGGAAGCTGACCGATATGAGCCGCAAGGTAGCGTCCTGGCGGTTACATCGACACACGACCTGGAACCTGAACGATCTCGCGGAAGAAGTGAACCCAGCCCTACGTGGTTGGCTGAACTACTTCACCGCGTTCTATCCGAGCGCGGTCATCCCGATCGGCAAGCGCGTCGACCGTCATCTGATGCGCTGGGCAAGGTGGAAGTACAAGCGACTCAAACCCAGCCAAGCCCGTACGCGTGCATGGTTACAAGAGGTCCGAAAACGAAAACCCGGCCTGTTCGCGCACTGGACGCTGCGGTACACGACCTGA
- the recD2 gene encoding SF1B family DNA helicase RecD2: MTVPVRAPLAVVEAVLERLTYVNEETGYTVARVATDRGGDLSTVVGALLGAQPGESLRLHGRWSSHPKYGRQFEVDSYTTVLPATIQGIQRYLGSGLVKGIGPVFAERIVAHFGLGTLRVIEEEPARLVEVPGLGPKRTAKITAAWEEQKAIKEVMVFLQGVGVSTSLAVRIYKQYGDASTDVVTKEPYRLAADVWGIGFKTADTIARSVGIPHDSPQRVMAGLQYTLSEATDNGHCYLPEPNLVADATKILDVPADLVTRCLGDLVADEGVVRETLPAAGGEPLRAVYLVPFHRAEQSLASSLLRLLHHSSDRLAHFASVDWAKALAWLRARTGADLAPEQEQAVRLALTSKVAVLTGGPGCGKSFTVRSIVELAAAKKAKVTLAAPTGRAAKRLSELTGHPAATVHRLLQLRPGGDATYDRNNPLDVDLLVVDEASMLDLILANKLIKAVPPGAHLLLVGDVDQLPSVGAGEVLRDLLAAPTIPRVRLTQIFRQAAQSGVVTNAHRINAGRPPLLQGLPDFFLFACDDTDATAALTVDVACTRIPARFRLDPRRDVQVLTPMHRGPAGAGALNGLLQQKLTPHREGQPERRMGGRVFRIGDKITQIRNNYDKGQAGIFNGTLGIVTALTSEEQTLTVRTDEDETIDYDFDELDELTHAYAMTIHRSQGSEYPAVVIPLTTSAWMMLQRNLLYTAVTRAKHLVVLVGSRRALHAAVRTVGAGRRHTALDHRLT; the protein is encoded by the coding sequence GTGACCGTTCCTGTCCGTGCGCCGCTCGCCGTGGTGGAGGCGGTGCTGGAGCGGTTGACCTACGTCAACGAGGAGACCGGCTACACCGTCGCTCGTGTCGCCACCGACCGTGGCGGTGACCTGTCGACGGTGGTCGGCGCGTTGTTGGGGGCGCAGCCCGGGGAGAGCTTGCGGCTGCACGGCCGCTGGTCTTCGCATCCGAAGTACGGCCGGCAGTTCGAGGTCGACTCCTACACCACCGTCTTGCCGGCCACGATTCAGGGCATCCAGCGCTACCTCGGCTCCGGGCTGGTGAAGGGCATCGGACCGGTCTTCGCCGAACGGATCGTCGCGCACTTCGGTCTGGGCACCCTGCGGGTCATCGAAGAGGAGCCGGCGCGGCTGGTGGAGGTGCCGGGGCTGGGCCCGAAACGCACCGCGAAGATCACCGCGGCGTGGGAGGAACAGAAGGCCATCAAGGAGGTCATGGTCTTCCTGCAGGGCGTCGGCGTGTCCACGTCCCTGGCGGTGCGGATCTACAAGCAGTACGGCGACGCGTCCACCGACGTGGTGACGAAGGAGCCGTACCGGCTGGCCGCCGATGTGTGGGGCATCGGTTTCAAGACCGCCGACACCATCGCCCGGTCGGTGGGGATCCCACACGACAGCCCGCAGCGGGTCATGGCCGGCCTGCAGTACACCCTGTCCGAGGCCACCGACAACGGCCACTGCTACCTGCCCGAACCGAACCTCGTCGCCGACGCGACGAAGATCCTCGACGTGCCCGCCGACCTCGTCACCCGCTGCCTCGGCGACCTGGTCGCCGACGAGGGCGTCGTCCGCGAGACGCTCCCCGCGGCCGGCGGTGAGCCGCTGCGGGCGGTGTATCTGGTGCCGTTCCACCGCGCCGAGCAGTCCCTCGCCTCCTCGCTCCTGCGACTGCTCCATCATTCCTCCGACCGGCTGGCCCACTTCGCAAGTGTCGACTGGGCCAAGGCCCTGGCCTGGCTGAGGGCCCGCACCGGCGCGGACCTCGCCCCCGAGCAGGAGCAGGCCGTCAGGCTCGCGCTGACCTCGAAAGTCGCGGTACTCACCGGCGGGCCGGGCTGCGGCAAGAGCTTCACCGTCCGCTCCATCGTCGAACTCGCCGCCGCCAAGAAGGCAAAGGTGACGCTGGCCGCGCCGACCGGGCGGGCCGCCAAACGCCTGTCCGAGCTGACCGGTCACCCCGCCGCCACCGTGCACCGGCTCCTGCAACTACGCCCCGGCGGGGACGCCACCTACGACCGGAACAACCCTCTCGACGTCGACCTGCTCGTCGTCGACGAGGCATCCATGCTCGACCTGATCCTGGCCAACAAGCTCATCAAAGCCGTCCCACCCGGCGCCCACCTGCTCCTCGTCGGCGACGTCGACCAGTTGCCCTCCGTCGGCGCCGGCGAGGTGTTACGGGACCTGCTCGCCGCACCCACCATCCCCCGGGTGCGGCTGACCCAGATCTTCCGCCAGGCCGCCCAGTCCGGCGTGGTCACCAACGCCCACCGCATCAACGCCGGCCGCCCACCCCTCCTTCAGGGCCTGCCGGACTTCTTCCTGTTCGCCTGCGACGACACCGACGCCACCGCCGCCCTGACCGTCGACGTCGCCTGCACCCGCATCCCCGCCCGCTTCCGGCTCGACCCGCGCCGCGACGTGCAGGTCCTCACCCCCATGCACCGCGGCCCCGCCGGCGCCGGCGCCCTCAACGGCCTGCTGCAGCAGAAGCTCACCCCACACCGCGAGGGACAGCCGGAACGGCGCATGGGCGGGCGGGTGTTCCGAATCGGCGACAAAATCACCCAGATCCGCAACAACTACGACAAGGGCCAAGCCGGCATCTTCAACGGCACCCTCGGCATCGTCACCGCCCTCACCAGCGAGGAACAGACCCTCACCGTGCGCACCGACGAGGACGAAACCATCGACTACGACTTCGACGAACTCGACGAACTCACCCACGCCTACGCCATGACCATCCACCGCTCCCAAGGCTCCGAATACCCCGCCGTCGTCATCCCCCTCACCACCAGCGCCTGGATGATGCTGCAACGCAACCTGCTCTACACCGCCGTCACCCGCGCCAAACACCTCGTCGTCCTCGTCGGCTCCCGCCGCGCCCTCCACGCCGCCGTCCGCACCGTCGGCGCCGGACGCCGCCACACCGCCCTCGACCACCGCCTCACCTGA
- a CDS encoding TldD/PmbA family protein, with translation MPDEIDDSFLALPLARLADAALSRARLRGARYAALRVQRVRSGRTVVHDGELRASEEETETGLAVRVLHRGAWGFAATPELTPEAAVRACDDALELARACADVGGAPVALAPEPAHPAATWRSPYRINPFEVPDSERAELLSQWCAGLLAHRSVAHVLARVSAAQENTYYADLDGTGVTQQRVRVHPQVLAVGRHLRDGGVQTLRTVGPPVARGWEYLHGEGWDWAGELAELPALLAEKTQAPPVRPGRYDLVIDPSQLWLTIHESVGHATEYDRALGHEMSYAGGTFATPDAAGRLRYGSALMTVDADRSATHGLATVGFDDEGVAAQSWPLIEAGVLVGFQHDRASAAQAGLPRSSGCAYAESYRHTPMARMPNVSLRPAVDGPDTAALIAGVTDGFYLAGSDSWSIDMRRRQFQFTAQRWHRIRNGRLAGQVSGAAYQAETTAFWSALCGLGGEGTWLLSGADMCGKGQPVQASAASHGCPAAVFRGINVVDTGGRDG, from the coding sequence GTGCCCGACGAGATCGACGACTCCTTCCTCGCTCTTCCGCTGGCCCGCCTCGCCGACGCCGCCCTGTCCCGGGCCCGGCTACGCGGCGCGCGGTACGCGGCGCTGCGCGTGCAGCGGGTCCGCTCCGGACGCACCGTCGTGCACGACGGGGAGTTGCGGGCGAGCGAGGAGGAGACCGAGACCGGCCTGGCGGTACGGGTGCTGCACCGGGGCGCGTGGGGCTTCGCCGCCACGCCGGAGCTGACGCCCGAGGCGGCGGTACGCGCCTGCGACGACGCGCTGGAGCTGGCCCGGGCCTGCGCTGACGTGGGCGGCGCGCCGGTCGCGCTCGCGCCCGAGCCCGCGCACCCGGCGGCGACCTGGCGCTCGCCGTACCGGATCAATCCGTTCGAGGTGCCGGACAGCGAACGGGCGGAGCTGCTGAGCCAGTGGTGCGCCGGGCTGCTGGCGCACCGGTCCGTGGCGCACGTGCTGGCCCGCGTCAGCGCCGCCCAGGAGAACACGTACTACGCCGACCTGGACGGCACCGGCGTCACCCAGCAGCGCGTCCGGGTGCACCCGCAGGTGCTGGCGGTGGGCCGGCACCTGCGCGACGGCGGCGTCCAGACGCTGCGCACGGTCGGCCCGCCGGTGGCCCGCGGCTGGGAGTACCTGCACGGCGAGGGCTGGGACTGGGCCGGCGAACTTGCCGAGCTGCCGGCGCTGCTGGCCGAGAAGACGCAGGCGCCACCGGTGCGCCCCGGCCGCTACGACCTGGTGATCGACCCGTCGCAGCTCTGGCTCACCATCCACGAGTCGGTCGGGCACGCCACCGAGTACGACCGGGCGCTGGGCCACGAGATGTCGTACGCGGGCGGCACGTTCGCCACCCCCGACGCCGCCGGGCGGCTGCGGTACGGCTCGGCGCTGATGACCGTGGACGCCGACCGGTCGGCCACGCACGGACTCGCCACCGTCGGGTTCGACGACGAGGGTGTGGCCGCGCAGTCCTGGCCGCTGATCGAGGCGGGCGTGCTGGTGGGCTTCCAGCACGACCGCGCCTCGGCCGCGCAGGCCGGCCTGCCGCGCTCGTCCGGCTGCGCGTACGCCGAGTCGTACCGCCACACGCCGATGGCCCGGATGCCGAACGTGTCGCTGCGCCCGGCGGTGGACGGGCCGGACACCGCGGCCCTGATCGCGGGCGTGACCGACGGCTTCTACCTGGCCGGCTCGGACAGCTGGTCGATCGACATGCGGCGGCGGCAGTTCCAGTTCACCGCCCAGCGCTGGCACCGCATCCGCAACGGGCGGCTGGCCGGGCAGGTGTCCGGCGCCGCGTACCAGGCGGAGACGACGGCGTTCTGGTCGGCGCTGTGCGGGCTGGGCGGCGAGGGCACCTGGCTGCTCTCCGGTGCCGACATGTGCGGCA